The genomic stretch AGGCGACGACGAGGGGGAGGACGATGTCGGCGGCGATCGTCATTTTCGCCGAGAGATGGAGGTGGGGGATGAGGGCCGAGACGACGAGGGCGAGGAAGATCTGGAGCGCGACCGCGGGGAGGACCATGAGGAAGAGCCGGAAATCGCCCTGGGAGATGAGGCCGCTGCCGTGGTTGAAGCGGACGAGGTCGTTCGAGCGGCTCAGGGCGGCGAGCCCTTTTTTTCTCTCGAGGAGGGTGATGACCGTCGAGGGCAGGTAGCGGAGGGCGAGGACCATCATCGGGAGCCCGGCGAGGGCTGCGAGGAAGTGGAGCGGCAGCTGGAGGAGGGGCGAGGGCGGGACCGAGCGGGCCGAGGCGATGCAGAAGAGGAAGAGGATGAAGAGGGAGGTGAGGAGCGCCAGCCGGAGGGTCAGGGTCCAGAGGATCGCCTTGGCCCGCCGGCCCAGGAGGCGGCCCCGTTCCGGGACGGTCAGGGGAGGCAACCCGGGACGAAGGGTCAGCGCCATGAAGCCGAGCCCGAACTCGAAGGCGATGAAGATGATCAGGATCATCCCCATGAGGAAGAGGCCGAACTTGCCCGACATCGCGCCGGTGTCGGGATCGACGTGGCCGGGAAGGGCGAGGGAAAGGAGGATGGCCGGGAGCTGGATCAGGGCGGCGACCCAGGCGAGTTGCCGCACCGCCTCGCCGTAGCGGGGCAGGGTCTCCATGATCAGCCGGGAGACGGGAATCGGAGCCTCGGCGGAGGGAGTCCGGAAGAGGGGCGGGACGGGAACGTCGGCCGCCGCGTCGGCTTCGGCCCTGATCTCCGGTTCACCCTGGGGAGCCGAGGCCGGGGCGGCGGCGAGGACCTCCTTCGCCGTGGTATAAACGCGCTCTCCTTCGGGGCAAAGCTTGGAATCGTCGCGGAGACGGCCCTCGGTGCGCCAGCGCCGGATCGTTTCGATCGGAACGGGGCCGTAGATGGCGGTCTCGGAGGCGTGGAAAAAATAACGGGCGGACATGGGAAAACGGGGGTAAATTCTATTTGGAATCGACGCGGCGCAGAAAAACATTGCGCCGGGGGGTTTGAATTAATAAAACGAGAATCAACCAACGACAACCAAAGAATTTCTATGGCCTCCATTGCAGACCGCTACAGCGAAAACGTCACCGGCAAGTATTATGTCGATAGCCAGTGCATCGACTGCGATCTTTGCCGCGAAACGGCTCCGGCCAACTTCACCCGCCAGGACGACGGCGGCTACTCCTACGTCTACAAGCAGCCCGAGACGCCCGAGGAAGAAGCCCAGAGCAAGGAAGCGATGGAAGGCTGCCCCGTCGAGGCCATCGGCAACGACGCCGCCTAAGTCTTTTTCCCCCGTCCGGGCCCGATTCGTCGGCCCGTTCCCAGGAAAAACCCTCCCGCGCCTGCGTGCCGGAGGGTTTTTTTGCGCCTGTTTCCCGGGCTTTCCTAGCTTTGAGCCGGAACGGGAGCCTCGTCGAGGTGGCGCTTCGTCCAGGAGAAGGCGTGCATCAGCTCCTCGTAGGAGGGGAAGCGGTCGGCCGGATCGAGGGCGATGGCCCGGTGGATGAGGGCGGCGACGGAGGGATGGAGGTGGGGGGCGACCTCTTCGATCGGCGGCGGCGGCCCGGCCTCGTGGCAGGCGACGATCTTGCTCGGATCGCCCTCGGTGTAGGGCGGGCGTCCGGCGAGGGCGTGGTAGAGGGTGGCGCCGAGGCTGTAGATGTCGCTCCGGAAATCCTCCGTCTCCCGTTTCAGCCGTTCCGGCGGAATATAGTAGGGGGTCCCCCAGACGACGTCGTTCGCCGCGTCCTGCTCCCCGATGCCGATGCAGAGGCCGAAGTCGGTGATCTTGATCTGCCCGGCGGCCCCGATGAGGATGTGCTCCGGCTTCATGTCCCGGTGGAGGAGGCCGTGGCGGGCCAGCTGCCGCAGCGCCGAGGCGGCCTCGATGCCGATGTGGAGGGCCTCCTTCTCGTCGGGCCGGTTCCCGCTCCGGATCCGTTCCTCCAGCGTCCCGCCCGGGACATATTCGATGGCGAGGAAGCGGATTCCCTCGATCTCGCCGAATTCGACGAAGCCGACGATGTTCGGGTGGTGGAAGGAGGTCAGCACCTCGCTTTCCCGCAGGAGGGCCCAGAGGGCGAGGGCGTCGCGGGCCTTGTCGGGGTTCAGGAGCTTGATCGAGACCGGCGCGCCGCCGTTGGCCGAGTCATGGGCCAGGTAGACCCGCCCCGTCGCCCCTTCGCCGATCCGTTTCTCGATCTGGTAGCGGCCGACCCACGGATGGTAGGCGAAGGACTGGCCGCAGGAGGCGCAGGCGAGGTCGCTTCCGATCCGCACATCGCCGACCGACATGGGATGATTGCAGTGGGGGCAATAGACGGGCCACGGGAGCTGCACGAACCCTTTCTTACGAATCTCTTTCAAAAAAGGCAAATGTATCTGTAAAACAGAGGGCCCCTCTTTTACATGCACTTTTCCACCGACCATCTCCGCCCCCATCGCGACTCCCGCGTCGATCTCTTCCTCGCGGCGGAGCTGGGCCGTTCCCGCTCCTTCGTCCAGGAGCTGATCGAGGCGGGCCGGGTCGTCCTCGCGCCGAACCCGGAGCGGTTGAAGGCGAGCTACAAGATCCGGGCCGGGGACGAGCTCTCCGTCGTCGACGAGGCCCTCGTCGCCAAGGAGCCGCCCGTCGTCCCCGAGGGTCAGGACATCCCCCTCTCGATCCTCTTCGAGGACGAGGCCGTGCTGGTCCTCGACAAGGCCCCCGGCCTCGTCGTCCACCCGGCGGCGGGCCATGCCGACGGGACCCTCGTCAACGCCCTCGTCCACCACTGCGGCGGGAGCCTGGCCGGACGGGGAGGGGACGCCCGCCTCGGCATCGTCCACCGCCTCGACAAGGACACCAGCGGCCTCATGGTCGTCGCCAAGACCGACCTCGCCCACGAGCGCCTCGCCGCCCAGTTCGCCGACCGGGACGTCCACAAGACCTACCAGGCCCTCTGCTGGGGCCAGTTCCGCCGCCCCGTCGGGACCTGCCTCAACAAGATGGCCCGCCACCGCATCCACCGGCAGAAGATGGCCGTCGTCTCCCCGAACAGCACGGCGGGGAAGGAAGCCCACACCGATTACCGCGTCCTCCTCCAGGGGAAGCCCGGCGCGTGGGTCGAGTGCCTCCTCCACACCGGGCGGACCCACCAGATCCGCGTCCACATGACCCACCTCGGCTACCCCATCGCGGGCGACCAGCTCTACGGCCGGGGCGGCCCGAAGCGGCTCTGGGACGGCGAGGAGGTCCCGCGCCAGATGCTCCATGCGGCGAAGCTCGCCTTCACCCATCCGATGACCGGGAAAGAAATTGAATTCGAGGCTCCCCTCCCGGAGGATTTCAAGCGGCTCCTCGCCCGCATCGGCGGGTGACCCTCCCTCGCGACATGACCACGCCCGCCCTCGACCCCCACCTCCAGAGCGAACTGAAGAAGGCCCTCGGCAGCTATGCCCGCCTCCTGAAGGCCCAGGGCCTCACCCACGTCCCCCTCGACCGCCGCGCCCGGGAGATCCTCCGGCACATGGAAGCCCCGGGGAAGGCGACGGCCCAGGCCCCGTCCACTCCCGCCTCCGCCCCCGTCCACCTCAAGGCAGAGCATGCCCCCGCTCCTGCGCCGGCTTCCGCTCCCGCCCCCCGTCCTGCCGGCTCGACTTCGGCTCCCGTTTCCGCTTCAGTTCCCGATCCCATGCCGCGTCGTCCCGCTCCTCCCGCCCCTGCCTCCACCTCCCTTTCCAGCGCCCAGACGGTGAAGGGGGAGGCCGTTTCCGCCGACGGCACGAAGGCCGAGCGCCTCGCCCGCCTCCAGGCGAAGGCCTCCGTCTGCCGGAAGTGCGAGCACCTCGCCGCCTTCCGCCAGAACGTCGTCTTCGGCGAGGGGAATCCCGAGGCCGCCCTCATGTTCGTCGGGGAAGCCCCCGGCGCCGACGAGGACGAGCAGGCCCGCCCCTTCATCGGCCGCGCCGGGCAGATGCTCACGAAGATGATCCAGGCCATGGGCCTGACCCGGGAAGAGATCTACATCGGGAACATCCTGAAGTGCCGTCCCGACATGCCGAAGGGCGCCCCCGGCAACCGGAAGCCGACCCCCGAGGAAATGCAGACCTGCATGCCCTACATCGTCTCCCAGATCGAGATCATCCAGCCGAAGGCGATCGTCGCCCTCGGCTCGACCTCGGTCGAGGCCCTCCTCGACGCGAAGATGCCGATCAGCCGCCTGCGCGGGAAATTCGTCGATTTCCGGGGCATCCCCCTGATGCCGACCTTCCACCCCTCCTACCTCCTCCACAACCCGACGAACGAGACCAAGCGCAAGGTCTGGGAAGACCTTCTCCTCGTCATGGAAAAGCTCAACCTCCCGATCAGCGAGAAGCAGCGGGGGTTCTTCCTATGAGTGAGACTAACACTCCCGCGAGCAAGGGCCGCGTCCTCCTCGGCATGAGCGGCGGCGTCGACTCGAGCGTCGCCGCCTACCTCCTGAAGGAGGAGGGCTGGGAAGTCATCGGCGTCACGATGAAGGTCTGGCCGCAGGATTGCATGTCCCGCGCCGAGGACAAGTGCTGCGGCCCCCAGGCCGTCGCCGACGCCCGCTCCGTCGCCCACGCCCTCGGCATCCCCCATTACGTCGTCGACGAGGCCGATGAGTTCGAGAAGGTCGTCATCGACTACTTCGGCAGCGAGTACCGCCAGGGCCGGACGCCGAACCCGTGCGTCATGTGCAACGAGAAGCTCAAGTTCGGCCGCCTCCAGGACAAGGCCCTCGGCCTCGGCGCCACCCACGTCGCCACCGGCCATTACGCCCAGATCGTTCACGAGAATGGCCGCTCCCGCCTTTTCCGCGCCAAGGACCGGAAGAAAGACCAATCGTACTTCCTCTTCAGCCTCCGCGACGGCCAGCTGGGCCGCTCCGTCTCCCCCCTCGGCCACCTGGAAAAGCCCGAGGTCCGCGCCATCGCGAAGAAACTCGGCCTGAAGACCTACGACAAGGAAGAGAGCCAGGAAATCTGCTTCGTCCCCGGCAACGACTACGCCGCCTTCCTCAAGGGCCACTTCGGCGAGGAGACCTTCCACCCCGGCGGCATCTACCTCCGCGACGGCACCCGCATCGGCGAGCACGAGGGGATCGAACTCTACACCGTCGGCCAGCGGAAGGGGCTCCCCGGCGGCCAGGGGAAACCCCTCTACGTCCTCGACATCGATCCGAAGGGCCAGCGCGTCATCGTCGGCGGCTACGAGGAACTGGAGCGCCCCGAGTGCTTCATCGACAACACCAATTGGCTGACCGCCGACGGCAAGCTCACGGTTCCGACCGAGATCGAGGTGAAGATCCGTTACAACTGGCCCGCCGTCCGCGCGAGGGTCGAGCCCATCGAAGGGCATCCCCACCGCGCCCGCATCGTTTTCGCCGAACCCCAGCGGGCCGTCTCGCCGGGGCAGGCCGCCGTCTGCTACATCCGCAGCCGGGAGGGTTCGGACGACTTCGACGAAGTTCTCGGGGGCGGCTGGATCGAGCGGAGCGAGATCGTCGTCGAGGAAAAGACCGTTGCCGCTGCGGAGCGATAAACATTCAAGGGGAAGGTGAGGGGAGATGACGCCGATTCTGGTGATGGTGACGGTGCCGAGCGCCGCCGTGGGGAAGAAATTGGGAAAAAAGCTCGTGAAGGAGCGCCTCGCGGCCTGCGTCCAGGTCGTTCCCGGCCTCACCTCGATCTACCGCTGGGAGGGAAAGATCGAGACCTCCAAGGAACACCTCCTCCTCCTCAAAAGTGCCGACGAACTCTGGCCCTCCCTCCAGGCCGCCGTCCGGGAGAATCACCCCTACGACTGTCCGGAGATCGTCGCCGTCCCCCCGGGGCAGGTGTCGAAGAAATACGCCGCGTGGTGGCGCGAGGCGTTGGGGTATTGATCCGGTCAGCTCAGCCGCACCGAGCGGGCCACCGCGCCCGTCATGAACGTCAGGATGAATCCGACGAGGAAGAAAAAGAGCGGGATCAGCCATCCCGGCCCGACGCCGATGCCGAAGCGCAGCAGGTCGGCGACGGCCTCGGTCAAAAACCAGATCCCGAGCAGCTTGGCCCCGGCGACGAAAAGAGAACGTGCATCCATCCCCTACTCTACCCCGGAATAGGGCGGCGCACAAAAACCGGATGCAAATGAGGCCTAGAGCCTGTCATGCACTTTGGAAAGCCCGCGTTGCTCCTAAAACGGCCTCCATCAAGACGCGAGCGACGCTGCATGCCTGAATGGCACGCGAGGAGCGAGCAACGCCGAGGGAGACCGTTTTAGGAGCAACCCTTCGGGCCGGGGTTCTACGCCCCTTCCCCGTCGTTCTGCGCCGCCTCACGGGCCATTCAGGCACGCTTCGGCGTCGCACGCCTAGGGGAGAGGGGCGCAGCCCCTCCGGCGCGGGCTTTCCAAAGTGCATGCCAGGCTCTAGGCTGTCCGGTACGCCTGGAAATCGGCCCACGCCGCCCGCATCGAGGCAAAGGCGAGGTCGGCGGGATTCACCTCGTCGATCGGGGTGAGTATGATTTCATCGACCTCGTCCCGGGGAGTGGCCGTCTGGAAGGATGCGACCCGCGCAAAGAAAAAGAGGTCGAGGACGGGATAGAGGATGCCCTTGTAGGGATAGAGATTGGAATGGGTGGCGAGGAAGTGGAGGCCCTCCAAGACGACTCCCGTTTCCTCCAGCACCTCGCGCCTCGCCGCTGCTTCGGCCCGTTCTCCCGCGTCGATGAAGCCTCCCGGCAGGCCGAGGCTTCCCTTGGCCGGTTCGTGCTGGCGGCGAATGAGGAGGAGCCGCTCTTCCCCATCGACGACGAAGACCGTCGCGGCAGTCGCGGGGTTGAAGTGGTAGACGAAGCCGCAGGCGGGACAGTCGAAGCGGTTGCCCTGCGTTTCAGGTTCCGCCGTCGCCGCGCAGCGCGGGCAATGGCGGAAGAGCGAGGCGGAGAGGGAAAGGAGGCTTTCGTTCATGGACGGGATAGGGTTTCCCGGAAGGCGGTCAGGGCGGTCCGCAACGGGAGGGCAATGGCCGGTTCGGCGAGCATCCCCGCCGCGTCGAGCCCCTTGTGGCAATCGAGGGCGATCAGCGGGGAGGCTGCCGGGACGATCCGGCCCATCATCACGGTGAGGGTCTCCGTCAGCGAGGCCTGGGCGTGGGTCGCCCGGGCGGAGGTGTTCAGGAGGGCGATCGGCTTGGCTTCGAGGTCGGTGGTGGCGACGAGCCAGTCGAGGGCGTTCTTCAGCACGCCGGGGACGCCGTGGGCATACTCGGGGCTCGAAATCAGGAGGCCGTCGGCGCGCCGGATCGCCTCGCGGAAGCGGGAGACCGGGGCAGGTTCGTCCTCCGCGTCGTCGGGATTGAAGGGGGGAAGGGTGGCGAGCCCCTCGTATGGGACGATCTCGATTCCCTCCAGCGTCGAGGCCACGGAAGCGGCGGCGCGAAGGAGCATCGTGTTCGAGGAACCCCTCCGCAGACTCCCGGAAATGGCGAGGATGCGGAGGGGCATGGGGGAAGGCCTACGCGATGGCGGCGCAGAGCTTGGCGACGAGATCCTCGATCTTCACCCGCTCCTGCTTCATCGAATCGCGGTAGCGGAGGGTGACGGTGTCGGGCAGGCCCGCGTATTCGCCTTCCTTCGCGCCTTCGAGGGTCTCGAAGTCGATCGTGATGCCGAAGGGGACGCCGACTTCGTCGATGCGGCGGTAGCGGCGGCCGATGGCGCCGCTCTCGTCGTAGAAGACCGCCATGTGGGGGCGGAGGAGGTCGGTGACGGCCTTCGCCTTCTCGACGAGGGCGGGCTTGTTCTTCAGGAGGGGGAAGATGCCGACCTTGATCGGGGCGATCCGGGGGGAGAAGCGCATGACGACGCGGATTTCCTCTACGCCCTTCTCGTCGACGGTCTTTTCCTCGTCGTAGGCCTCGCAGAGGACGGCCAGGAGGCAGCGGTCGGCCCCGGCGCTCGGCTCGACGACGTGGGGGATGAAGCGCTCCTTCGTCTCCTCATCGAAGTAGTCGAGGGACTTGCCGCTCGCGTTCTGGTGCTGCGTCAGGTCGTAATCGGTGCGGTAGGCGATGCCTTCCAGCTCCTGGATGCCGAAGGGGAACTCGTATTCGAGGTCGTAGGTCTTCTTCGAGTAGAAGGCACGGTCGCCGTCCGGAATGTCGAGGACGTGGATCTTCTTGCGCGGGATGCCGATCTCCTCGTACCAGCGGAGCCGGTCCTCGAGCCACTGGTCGACGAGGGCCATGCCCTGGTCGGGCTTACAGAAGTATTCGACCTCCATCTGCTCGAACTCGCGGGACCGGAAGATGAAGTTGCGGGGGTTGATCTCGTTGCGGAAGGCCTTGCCGATCTGGGCGATGCCGAAGGGGAGCTTCTTCCGGGAGACCTCGAGGACATTCTTGAACTGGACGAAGATCGCCTGGGCGGTCTCGGGCCGGAGGTAGGTCTTCGCCTCCTCGGTCGTGAAGGGGCCGACGTAGGTCTGGAAGAGGAGGTTGAACGCCCGGGGCGCGGTGAACTCCCCGCCGCACTCGGGGCAGGAGCCGGGTTTCTGGCCGGGCTTGTTCGGGGGGATCTGGTCGGCGCGGAAGCGGGACTGGCACTGCTTGCAGTCGACGAGGTCGTCGGAGAACTCCCGCTCGTGGCCGCTGGCCTGCCAGACGGCGCGGTTCATCAGGATCGAGCCGTCGAGGCCGACGATGTCGTCCCGGAAGCGGGTCATCGCCTTCCACCAGTGGTCCTTGATGTTGCGTTTCAGGTCGGCCCCGAGGGGGCCGTAGTCCCAGACGCCGTTGAGGCCCCCGTAGATTTCGGACGACTGAAAGATGAAGCCGCGACGCTTGCACAGCGCGACGATCTTTTCCATAAGCTGGTTTTCCGCCATAAAGAGGCGCTAGAGTAAGTGCCGCGTCCCGAAAATGGAAGAAACAAAACCAGAACCCCCGGAACAGCCGAAGCCCCCCGGGCCGCCGACGCCCGAAAAGGCGAAGGAGGAGCAGGGCTGCGACGGCGCGGTCAACGCGGTTTCCCAGGAAGTCCACGAGGTCGTCGACCACATGCTCCGCGCCGGGAAGGCGGCGGAGGAGGCGACGATCGCGGCGACCCGCCGGACGTGGAGCCGCCTCCAGAAGTTCCTCGCCGGGCTCGGCCTCTCCACCCTCGGCGTCATCGTCACGGCGATCCTCGTCGTGGTCCTCATCCTCCGCTTCTACGGCCTCCCGCCGCAGGTGAAGGCCTACGTGCTGAAGGAGCTGGAGGAGCGCGGCATCGCCGTCTCCTTCGACAAGCTCCTCCTCGACCCTACCGGCGCGATCCTCGCGGAGCGGCTCTCCGTCTTCCGCACCACGGAGCGGCAGGACCTCATCCTCCAGGTCGACCAGGTCCGCCTCGGCATCGCCTGGTTCTCCTGGTGGCGCGGCCAGCCGCTGCTCCAGAGCGCCACGGTCCGCAACGCGGCGGTCCACCTCCCCCTCACGCCCGACAGCACCGTGAACCTCACCCAGGTCAACGCCCGGGTCGACTGGACCCAGGGCGGGAAGGGGATCGTCATCCGGCAGGCCCAGGCCCGGCTCCTGAACCTCGAGTTCGACGTCCGGGGCTCGATCCTGATCGACGGACCCCTTCCCGTGCGGAAGTCGGCGGTCGACGCCTCGGCCCGGGAGCGGATCGACGCCCTCTGGCGGCAGGTCGTCGCCGTCGCCGACGACTTCGACACCCAGCGCCCCGTCCCCGTCCGCATCGACTTCGCCCTCGCCACCTCGACGCCGGAGAACGCCACCGTCCACGCCCTCGTCGCGACGAAGAACATCCGCTGGCGCGGCGTCCTCATCAACGAGGTCGAGGCCGGGGCCGACCTCCAGGACGGCGCGGCGACCCTTTCCGAATGCCGCGTGAAGCTGGCGCGCGGGGAATTCACCGCCTCGGGCGAGGCGAGCCTGAAGGACGCGACGGCGCGGCTCGAATTCTTCAGCAACCTCGACTTCACCCCGCTCGCCTCGGCCCTCTCCCCGAAGGTCGCGACCGTCGTCGGCCAGTTCCGCTTCGACGACCTCCCCGCCTTCAGCGGCCGGGCCTCGGCCTCGTGGAACGGCCCCCTGGCGCTCAACGTCCAGGCCGACGTCGATTGGGAGAACTTCTCCTGCGCCGGGATCTACTACGACCGCCTCGTCATCCCGCTCGCCTACGACGGGCAACGCTTCTTCATCCCCGAGGCCCGGCTGGAGCAGCGGAACGGCGGCCGAGGCACCCTCAGCCTCCTGTGGAACCGGGGCACGCCGCCCGCGCCGGGCGATACCGCCGCGAATGGCGGCACCAACGCTGCCGCCGCCGCCGTTTCCGTCGCTCCCTCGATCCGGGGCAAGGTCGATTCGACGCTCGATCCGACGGTCTTCTTCGGCCTCTTCGGCCCCGCCGCCGACGCCTTCCTCGGGAGCCTCTGGTTCGACGGGCAGAAGAGCGCCCCCGTCCTCGCGGCGACGCTGGAGGGGGCCTCGGCCGATTACAACGACTGGCTCGTCTCCGGCCAGCTGAAGGTCGGCAAGTGCGAGTACAAGAAGATCGCCATCGACTCCTTCGACGCCGCCTTCGCCTACCGGAACAAGGCGATCAACGTGAAGAGCTTCACTGTCCGGCGGAAGGAAGGAACCGCCACCGGCGCGGTGATCGACGACTTCGCCAACCGCATGGTGAAGATCCCCGGCATCACCTCGACGGTGACCATCCAGGAGGTCGCCCCCGCCCTCGGCGTGAAGTTCACCGGCTACGTCGCCCCCTATGTCTTCGACAAGCCGCCGAAGCTGAAGGTCTCCGGCACCGTCGACCTCAACGAGACCCGCCCGAAGCTCGACACCGACCTCACCATCGCCGTCGATTCCGACGCGACGCTCTTCTACAAGATCTACAAGATCCCGTTCCCGGTCGAGAAGACGAAGGCGACGATCCGCATCGTCGACCGGACCCTCGACCTGAAGCTCGACTCGGCCCGCCTCTTCGACGGCGGCCTCACCGGGACGATCCGCATCCTCCTGACCGAGGAGCAGGCCCTCGACACCGCCCTCCGCATCACCGACGGCGACTTCCACAAGGCGATGTACACTCTCTACAAGAGCGACAAGGAATCGGGTCGCCTCAACCTCCAGTTGAACCTCGCCGGGAAGCTCGGCGACATCTCCTCCTTCAAGGGCGGGGGCGCCTTCACCGTCGACGACGGCTACGTCCTCTCGATCCCGTTCCTCGGCGGCCTCTCGAACCTCGTCAGCTCGATCATCCCCGGCTTCGGCACCAGCAAGGCCGACCAGGGGAAGTGCAGCTTCACGATCACGAACGGCGTTCTCCACACCGACGACCTCTCCATCGCCAGCGCCTTCTTCAACGTCCTCGGCACCGGCGACGTCGACTTCGCGAAGAACGCCGTCTCCCTCGACATGCGGGTCAACCTCCGGGGCATCATGAGCTTCCTCGGCTACCCGCTGAGCAAGCTCTTCGAGTACCACGGGAGCGGCACGCTCGAGTCGCTCGATTGGAAGTCGAAAAACCTATGATCATTTTATGAGTTCACCTTCATCCTGGGAAAAAGCATTCAAGGGCCGCCTTTTCGGCGCCCACACCTCGACGGCGGGCGGCTTCGTCCGCGCCGTCGAGCGGGCCGTCGCCTGCCGCTTCACCGCCGCGCAGATCTTCGTCAAAAACAACAAGCAGTGGATGGCCCCGCCCATCGCCGCGGAGGACGCGAAGGCGTTCAAGGACGCGCAGCAGAAAGCGGGCCTCTTCGTCTGCGGCCACAGCGGCTACCTGATCAACCTCGGTTCCGGCGCGGACGAGATGATCGAGAAATCGACCGCCTCCCTCACGGCGGAACTCGAGCGGGCCGAGCTGCTCGGTCTTCCCTTCGTCGTCCATCATCCGGGAAGCCCGGGCAAGGATGGCGAGGAAGCGGGGCTGGAGCGGATCACCGCGCGGATGAAGGAAATCCTGAAGGCGACGAAAAAGGCGAAAGTCCGCGTCGCCCTCGAGTGCACCGCCGGGCAGGGCGGCCACCTCGGCTGGCGGCTCGAGCACCTCCGGGAACTGCTCTCCCGGATCGATGTTCCCGACCGCCTCGGCGTCTGCCTCGACACCGCCCACCTCTTCGCGGCCGGGTACGACCTCCGCACCCGCGCCGACTACGACAAGACCATGAAGGAGATCGAGACGGTGATCGGGACCGAGCGCGTCCTCTGCTTCCACCTGAACGACTCCAAAGTCCCCTTCAACTCCCGCAAGGACCGCCACGACAACCTCGGCGAGGGCGAAATCGGCCTCGACGCCTTCAAATGGCTCGTCGCCGATCCCCGCTGGAAGAAGACCCCCATGGTGCTCGAAACGCCGAAGGAAGAGGAGATGGCCGAAGACGTGGCGAACTGGGAGAAGCTGGTCCCGTTTGTGAAATAAAGACATGGGTTCGACTCTTTTCTACGTCGCTGCCGTTCTGCTTCTTCTTTGGACGGGCTGGACGCGTCTGCGCAAGGAAAGGCCGTGGAGCGGGTGGTTGTTGTCTTATCCGATTCTTGTTTCCGTTCTTTCCGGTCTATGGGTTGCGGGACAAGTCCGTGATTCCATTATCCGATCCACCTCGTCGACTGCTGCGGTCGGCTATGCG from Verrucomicrobium sp. GAS474 encodes the following:
- a CDS encoding glycine--tRNA ligase, whose product is MAENQLMEKIVALCKRRGFIFQSSEIYGGLNGVWDYGPLGADLKRNIKDHWWKAMTRFRDDIVGLDGSILMNRAVWQASGHEREFSDDLVDCKQCQSRFRADQIPPNKPGQKPGSCPECGGEFTAPRAFNLLFQTYVGPFTTEEAKTYLRPETAQAIFVQFKNVLEVSRKKLPFGIAQIGKAFRNEINPRNFIFRSREFEQMEVEYFCKPDQGMALVDQWLEDRLRWYEEIGIPRKKIHVLDIPDGDRAFYSKKTYDLEYEFPFGIQELEGIAYRTDYDLTQHQNASGKSLDYFDEETKERFIPHVVEPSAGADRCLLAVLCEAYDEEKTVDEKGVEEIRVVMRFSPRIAPIKVGIFPLLKNKPALVEKAKAVTDLLRPHMAVFYDESGAIGRRYRRIDEVGVPFGITIDFETLEGAKEGEYAGLPDTVTLRYRDSMKQERVKIEDLVAKLCAAIA
- a CDS encoding ferredoxin — protein: MASIADRYSENVTGKYYVDSQCIDCDLCRETAPANFTRQDDGGYSYVYKQPETPEEEAQSKEAMEGCPVEAIGNDAA
- a CDS encoding uracil-DNA glycosylase produces the protein MTTPALDPHLQSELKKALGSYARLLKAQGLTHVPLDRRAREILRHMEAPGKATAQAPSTPASAPVHLKAEHAPAPAPASAPAPRPAGSTSAPVSASVPDPMPRRPAPPAPASTSLSSAQTVKGEAVSADGTKAERLARLQAKASVCRKCEHLAAFRQNVVFGEGNPEAALMFVGEAPGADEDEQARPFIGRAGQMLTKMIQAMGLTREEIYIGNILKCRPDMPKGAPGNRKPTPEEMQTCMPYIVSQIEIIQPKAIVALGSTSVEALLDAKMPISRLRGKFVDFRGIPLMPTFHPSYLLHNPTNETKRKVWEDLLLVMEKLNLPISEKQRGFFL
- a CDS encoding serine/threonine-protein kinase — encoded protein: MSVGDVRIGSDLACASCGQSFAYHPWVGRYQIEKRIGEGATGRVYLAHDSANGGAPVSIKLLNPDKARDALALWALLRESEVLTSFHHPNIVGFVEFGEIEGIRFLAIEYVPGGTLEERIRSGNRPDEKEALHIGIEAASALRQLARHGLLHRDMKPEHILIGAAGQIKITDFGLCIGIGEQDAANDVVWGTPYYIPPERLKRETEDFRSDIYSLGATLYHALAGRPPYTEGDPSKIVACHEAGPPPPIEEVAPHLHPSVAALIHRAIALDPADRFPSYEELMHAFSWTKRHLDEAPVPAQS
- a CDS encoding RluA family pseudouridine synthase; amino-acid sequence: MHFSTDHLRPHRDSRVDLFLAAELGRSRSFVQELIEAGRVVLAPNPERLKASYKIRAGDELSVVDEALVAKEPPVVPEGQDIPLSILFEDEAVLVLDKAPGLVVHPAAGHADGTLVNALVHHCGGSLAGRGGDARLGIVHRLDKDTSGLMVVAKTDLAHERLAAQFADRDVHKTYQALCWGQFRRPVGTCLNKMARHRIHRQKMAVVSPNSTAGKEAHTDYRVLLQGKPGAWVECLLHTGRTHQIRVHMTHLGYPIAGDQLYGRGGPKRLWDGEEVPRQMLHAAKLAFTHPMTGKEIEFEAPLPEDFKRLLARIGG
- the mnmA gene encoding tRNA 2-thiouridine(34) synthase MnmA, with protein sequence MSETNTPASKGRVLLGMSGGVDSSVAAYLLKEEGWEVIGVTMKVWPQDCMSRAEDKCCGPQAVADARSVAHALGIPHYVVDEADEFEKVVIDYFGSEYRQGRTPNPCVMCNEKLKFGRLQDKALGLGATHVATGHYAQIVHENGRSRLFRAKDRKKDQSYFLFSLRDGQLGRSVSPLGHLEKPEVRAIAKKLGLKTYDKEESQEICFVPGNDYAAFLKGHFGEETFHPGGIYLRDGTRIGEHEGIELYTVGQRKGLPGGQGKPLYVLDIDPKGQRVIVGGYEELERPECFIDNTNWLTADGKLTVPTEIEVKIRYNWPAVRARVEPIEGHPHRARIVFAEPQRAVSPGQAAVCYIRSREGSDDFDEVLGGGWIERSEIVVEEKTVAAAER
- a CDS encoding NADPH-dependent FMN reductase, whose translation is MPLRILAISGSLRRGSSNTMLLRAAASVASTLEGIEIVPYEGLATLPPFNPDDAEDEPAPVSRFREAIRRADGLLISSPEYAHGVPGVLKNALDWLVATTDLEAKPIALLNTSARATHAQASLTETLTVMMGRIVPAASPLIALDCHKGLDAAGMLAEPAIALPLRTALTAFRETLSRP
- the cutA gene encoding divalent-cation tolerance protein CutA is translated as MTPILVMVTVPSAAVGKKLGKKLVKERLAACVQVVPGLTSIYRWEGKIETSKEHLLLLKSADELWPSLQAAVRENHPYDCPEIVAVPPGQVSKKYAAWWREALGY
- a CDS encoding NUDIX domain-containing protein, translating into MNESLLSLSASLFRHCPRCAATAEPETQGNRFDCPACGFVYHFNPATAATVFVVDGEERLLLIRRQHEPAKGSLGLPGGFIDAGERAEAAARREVLEETGVVLEGLHFLATHSNLYPYKGILYPVLDLFFFARVASFQTATPRDEVDEIILTPIDEVNPADLAFASMRAAWADFQAYRTA